One genomic window of uncultured delta proteobacterium includes the following:
- a CDS encoding putative Formate acetyltransferase 2 (Evidence 3 : Function proposed based on presence of conserved amino acid motif, structural feature or limited homology) → MVIPNIINSNTSIRVQGLKELFLSRSPQMCSERAVVYTEVYRSMEASPRVLTRAVALRETLARMPIFIDPGEVIMGHPASKPRGVEVFPEAGIEFIHTLDSGKTKQSNRIFISPETCGALRALAPYWRGKTLADAFSALRPPSIKAAVEAGLIYGPHAWSGFAQVSPDYDKLLRVGILGIREELEQRLKDLPVTDPQHAEKVTLYHACLEVCQGLATLARRHQKLVLDLTAREDDPDRLAELDTMAALLERIPLHPARNFREAVQAFWFMHLAAHIESNGSAITPGRFDQYMWPFLKRDLTEGAISPEAAQELIDMLFLKFCEIIRLGEDGAAEAHAGYAAGQNLTVGGLGNDGEDATNPLSHMCLQANSHIGLTQPNVTARLHRLTPENFLESIVQSLCCGNGMPQVVNDERVVPALERYGIPLSEARDYIPAGGSVVTVGSHWGRCHGGCLNIAKVLEVTLGDGRDILFGSPLGLHAPVEGCERFECFLRIFDRQMEYAASLQLCDANLADHIHQQIMPLPFLSLFIGGCLEKGREATAGGARYNTTGLLGVGLPNCADSLEAVRTFVFEEKRLTFAEFRDILAQNFRGNKMLRQRALTSLPKFGNGIESVDLLAARVADRYFDIVEKHGNYRNGRFWPALCSEGTHIGLGAKTAASPDGRLAGFPLADGLSPKHDANDKGYAGVAASLGRISLDRALNGVFVSQRLPEKMIATAQGRDKLVRLLCEFVEKGCFHQQFVFADDETVSQTQRPPHEYRHRAAGAAGHDAFFY, encoded by the coding sequence ATGGTGATTCCCAATATAATCAACAGCAACACCAGCATACGGGTTCAAGGCTTGAAGGAGCTTTTCCTGAGCCGTTCCCCCCAGATGTGCAGTGAGCGGGCCGTTGTCTATACTGAAGTATATCGGTCCATGGAAGCCTCGCCGAGAGTACTCACCCGTGCCGTCGCTCTGCGTGAGACATTAGCCCGGATGCCCATTTTTATTGACCCGGGCGAGGTCATCATGGGACACCCGGCCTCCAAACCTCGCGGCGTTGAGGTTTTCCCCGAGGCCGGCATCGAATTTATCCACACCCTGGACTCAGGTAAAACGAAACAATCCAACCGGATTTTCATCTCCCCGGAAACCTGCGGCGCCTTGCGGGCACTCGCCCCCTATTGGCGGGGGAAAACGCTGGCCGATGCGTTTTCGGCTTTGCGCCCTCCGTCCATAAAAGCCGCGGTCGAAGCCGGGCTGATTTACGGACCCCACGCATGGAGCGGATTTGCGCAAGTCTCCCCGGACTATGACAAACTTCTGCGTGTCGGGATTCTGGGAATCCGCGAGGAGTTGGAGCAGCGCCTCAAAGATTTGCCGGTCACGGATCCGCAACACGCGGAAAAGGTAACATTGTACCATGCCTGCCTGGAAGTGTGCCAAGGCTTGGCGACCTTGGCGCGGCGCCACCAAAAACTGGTCCTGGATTTAACCGCCCGTGAAGACGATCCGGACCGCCTTGCCGAATTGGATACAATGGCTGCCTTGCTGGAGCGTATCCCTTTGCACCCGGCGCGGAATTTCCGGGAAGCGGTTCAAGCATTTTGGTTCATGCATCTTGCCGCGCATATAGAATCAAATGGATCCGCCATAACCCCCGGCCGCTTTGATCAATACATGTGGCCGTTTTTGAAACGTGACCTGACGGAAGGCGCCATCTCGCCGGAAGCCGCGCAGGAACTGATCGACATGTTGTTCCTCAAATTTTGTGAAATTATCCGGCTGGGCGAGGATGGGGCCGCGGAAGCGCATGCCGGGTATGCCGCGGGACAAAATTTGACGGTGGGCGGCCTCGGAAACGATGGCGAGGACGCGACCAACCCCCTTTCCCACATGTGCTTGCAAGCCAACAGCCATATTGGCCTGACCCAGCCAAACGTAACGGCCCGCCTCCACAGGTTGACCCCGGAAAACTTCCTGGAAAGCATTGTTCAAAGCCTGTGTTGCGGCAACGGCATGCCCCAGGTGGTGAACGACGAACGTGTCGTCCCGGCCTTGGAGCGATACGGCATACCGCTTTCCGAAGCTCGGGATTATATCCCCGCCGGCGGGAGCGTAGTCACTGTCGGCAGCCATTGGGGACGCTGTCATGGCGGCTGCCTCAATATAGCGAAAGTGCTGGAAGTCACACTCGGTGACGGGCGCGACATTTTGTTCGGCTCTCCGCTGGGTTTGCATGCCCCTGTTGAGGGCTGTGAGCGCTTTGAATGTTTCTTGCGGATATTTGACCGTCAGATGGAGTACGCCGCAAGCCTGCAACTGTGTGATGCCAATCTTGCCGACCATATCCACCAGCAAATCATGCCGCTCCCCTTTCTCAGTTTGTTTATCGGCGGCTGCCTGGAAAAGGGCCGCGAGGCAACGGCTGGCGGCGCCCGTTACAACACTACCGGGCTGCTTGGCGTGGGGCTGCCCAATTGCGCGGATTCGCTCGAGGCGGTCCGGACTTTTGTATTTGAAGAAAAACGGCTGACGTTCGCGGAGTTTCGGGACATTCTGGCCCAAAATTTTCGCGGAAACAAAATGTTGCGTCAACGGGCGCTTACAAGCCTGCCCAAATTCGGCAACGGTATTGAGTCCGTGGACCTCCTGGCCGCGCGTGTTGCCGACCGGTACTTCGACATCGTGGAAAAACATGGCAACTACCGCAACGGCCGGTTCTGGCCTGCATTGTGCTCGGAAGGAACCCATATCGGCCTCGGCGCGAAAACCGCGGCATCTCCGGACGGCCGACTGGCGGGATTCCCTCTCGCCGACGGGCTGAGCCCCAAGCACGACGCGAACGACAAGGGATATGCCGGGGTCGCCGCCTCTCTGGGCAGAATCAGCTTGGATCGCGCCCTTAACGGCGTTTTCGTCAGCCAGCGATTGCCCGAGAAAATGATCGCAACCGCCCAGGGGCGCGACAAGCTGGTGCGTCTGCTGTGCGAATTCGTGGAAAAGGGATGTTTTCACCAGCAATTTGTCTTTGCGGATGACGAAACGGTGTCGCAGACGCAACGGCCCCCTCATGAATATCGCCACCGTGCGGCAGGAGCTGCCGGCCATGACGCTTTTTTTTATTAG